The sequence below is a genomic window from Leisingera sp. M658.
AGCACCATAGACTTTCACCGCAATAACATCCGCCAGAAGCTGGGCCTCAGCCGGCGCGAGAACCTGCGCCAGCATCTGATCGCGCTGAATTCGGCCGAGTAGCCCGGTTACCTAAGGCTGCTGAGCAGCGCCTGCGACGGATCACCTGTTGCGGGCAATCCGCGGCTGGATTGAAAGCCGCTGATGGCGGCACGGCTTTTCGGTCCCAGCACACCGTCGGCGCCGCCGGTATCGAACCCTTTGGCCGTCAGGCGTTTTTGCAGCAGGATGCGGTCGTCCTTGGTCAGCCCGTATTTGTCCGGCGGGAAACTGGCGCGCAGCGGGCCGCCGCCTGCGATGCGGTCAGCCAGATGGCCCACCCCGATCGCATAGGAATCCGAGTTGTTGTAGCGCTTGATCGCATTGAAGTTTCCAGTGACCAGGAACTTCGGCCCGCCCGCCTGCGGCTGCAGGGTGCGGCCCGCAGGGGTGCCCGGCGCCCCGGCCTCGCCGCCCCATTTCTGCCCGCGGGTCCAGCCATTGCGCTGCAGATAGGCAGCGGTGGAGGCCAGCGAGTCACTGGGATCCTCGGACCAGATGTCGCGGCGTCCATCGCCGGTGAAATCAACTGCAAAGGCCTGATAAGATGTCGGGATGAATTGGGTATGCCCCATCGCGCCGGCCCAGCTGCCGGTCATCCGCGCAGGCGTGGTATCGCCGTTCTGCAGGATCTTCAGCGCTGCAATCAGCTGTTTTTCAAAGAACGCCCCGCGCCGCCCGTCATAGGCCAGCGTTGACGTGGCCGAGATCACCGGCACATTGCCGCGGCGCTCACCGTAAAAGCTCTCCAGCCCCCAGATTGCGCAGATGATTTCCGCATCAACGCCGTAAGCGCGCTCCAGCGCCCGCAAGGTGGACTGATGCCGGGCAAAGGCGGCGCGGCCCTTGGACAGGCGCTCGTCCGAAACGGCGATAGAGAGATAATCCTCCAGCGTGCGCTTGAATTCGGTCTGGTTGCGGTCGCGTTTTACAACGCCGGGCAGATAGCCCGCACCGCGGAACGCTGCGCGCAGGGTAGATTGGGAAATGCCGCGCGCTTCTGCCCGGGAGCGGAACGACGCCACCCAGGCGTCATAGCCCGTATTGGGCACGGGGCGAAGGTCCGCCGGCAGGCCGGGGCTGCCGCTGGAGCCGCTGACCGTCGGCACTGTGCTGCTGCAGGCGGTCAGCCCGAAAGCCGCAAGACCAAATCCAAAATGACGCCGTGTGATATCCATGCTGCTGCCCGTTCCGATGTTTGTTTTACAGCCCGGTTGCGCCGGACTTGTTTCCTGACAAGCTGCCAGAATCCGGAGATGGCGCCAAGGCCCGGTTTCCCCCCGCAGCAAAGACCCGCCACAGGCCCCCGGCCGCTTGTTATGGGGCTGCCCCCCATATTTACCCCATATTCTTTCGGGGCACCCCTGACCTCCAACCCTGTCTAGCCTGATTGCATCGCTGCACCAATGCGGCGGCCAGAAAACACCAGGGAGACAGAACCAATGGATGAGCAAAGCAAGAACCTCGATCCGGTGAGGCTGGACGGGCGCAAAGATGATCTGGCACCGGGGCTGTCGCGGCGCAGTTTCTTTGCGGCGGCGGGTGCCGCAGGTGTGGGCACTGCCGCCAGCCTGCTGGGCAGTACCAGCGCCCAGGCGCAATCCACCGATTGGCTGCAGCCCGGCAACAACAACCATGTGATCGACCTGCAGAACGCAGGGTCATTCACCGATGGCGAGGTCAAGATCGATTTCTACGGCCATTGCGCCTTCAAGATCACCTCACCCGGCGGCACCTCGATCCTGTTCGATCCGTGGCGGGATGATCCGTCGGGCGCGTGGGGGCTGTGGTTCAAGCAGAAATTCCCGGAGACACTGGTTGATATCACCATGTCCACCCACACCCATTTCGACCACGACGCCATTGACCGGCCGCAATCAACCATGGTGCTGGACCGGATGGTAGGCACATTCGAGTTCGCCGACATGAAGATCACCGGCTACGCCGACAAACACGCCTGCGTGGCGCCGGGCTGGTATCCGTGGACCGATGCGCTGGCTGAATTCGGGGTTGAGGCCTGCCCGCCCAATAACCCGGGCCATATGGATATGGTGACCTACGTGGTGGAAACCGGCGGCATCCGCACGCTGATCTGGGGCGACAACCGGCCTGACCCGGCAGACGGGTTCTGGGATGCCATTGGCCGGATTGACGTGCTGACCCTGCCAGTGGATGGCTCCGAACACATCCTGTCCTATGCCCAAGCCAATGCACTGGTTGAGCGGATCCAGCCCAAGGTGGTGATCCCAACCCACTACCTGTCCGAGACAACCACCTATACGCTGTCGACCCTGCAGCCAGCCGACACCTGGGTACAGGACCAGAAAAGCTTCAAGATACTGGAGAGTGCATCACTGTCGCTGGCCGCCGCGGATGTTCAGGGCATGGATAAGGAGTTCCTCTATTTCGGGCACAACGCGCTGACGGAGTAATCCTCGGCATTGCTGCAACAATGTTGTGCCCGGCTGGCCGGGTGCCCTCCCCCAGGGCGCCCGGCATCGGTCCTTTGCCTGATCACCTGGATAGAAACCGCCGCTGCGGGAAACCTGCCTGGGCAAGAATCCCCCAGATCATCTGCTCAAGATCCGGCGCGCCGATCTCCAGGCAATTGCGCCGGAAATACCAGGTCATGAACTGCGCATAGCCGCCGGTGCGGGCCAATGCGCGCTCCAGCGCGACGGCAAACTGCCCCGTCCGTGTGACAGTTTCCGCTATGTGGTGAAGATCCGAAGCGCCGTAAAGAATGGCCGGTGTCCGGTGCAGGAACCCTTCGAAGGCTTGCCCGTTCCCGCTCCTGCCGGTGGCGGGACCGCCGCTAATCCTTGAAATTCTGCTGCAGCTGCCCTTGGAAACGCTTGGCGTATTGGAACGGCACCATGTCTGTGCGGAACAGGCGGCTGCCAATCAAGCTCAAACTGCGGATCCCCTTGGGATCAAGGTGTCCTTGCCGCCAAAGGGTCAAGCAGCAATCAATCCCGCAACGCGTCGGCGCGCAGGCCTTCACGTTCGTAATGCCGCGGCAGCACCCGGCCATACAGCTGTTTGGTGCGCTCAACCCCGCCGCACATGCCTTCTTTTTCGACAAAGGAGAAGATACCGACATAGCGCCTGCGCGGACCCTCGACAGGAGCGACCCGGTGCAGTGAATAGCGGCCGCGGAAAATCTGCAGGTCGCCGGGTTGCAGCACCAGTTTGCGCACCAGCGGCGAGCCGCCCGCCAGCACCCGCGCCACGCCGTCATAATTCTCATCCGCGGGGGTGCGCAGCATCGGGGCATATTCGAAATCGCCGCCCGCCTCGCCGTTCTGGATCGCCAGTGTCACCGTGTAATTGTTGGTGTCGAAATGCCAAGGGAAGCCCTGCCCCTCCTCGACCATATTGATGATCACATCGGCCAGCGGATCGTCATAGCGGAAGAACCGGTCCTCTGGCTCCCCCAGGGCGGTGCGGATGAAGGGCATGAAACCGGAAAACTCATAAATGGCCCGCAGCGGGCTGTCCGCACCAAAGTTATCCGCCGGAATAAAGGCGTTGGAGCGGTCATAGAATTGGCGCACCGGGTGGCTCTGCGGCAGCGCGGTGTCGTCCTTGCTGAAATAAGCATTGGTACGGCTGAAGGATTTGTGGCCGTGCCCGGCCACCGCATCGGCCTCAGCTGCCAGTCTGGCAATTCCGTCCTGATGCACAAATCCCGGCAGCACCGCACAGCCATCCGCCCCCAGGTCGCGCTGCAGATCCGCAATCAGCCGCGCATAAGCTTCGGAGCCGGGCCGGTCGATCGGATACCGTCCCAAGTCGATCAGATCAGAAAGTTGAACCATTTTTGCATCCTTCCCTGTGTGCTCTTTTGAGTTGAGCTTGCCCGTGGAAAATCTGCTGATCTTGCAAAAACGGGACACCGGCGTGCCGGTTTTGAACGATTCCGCATCACCGCACCCCTCTGCCTTCGCGGAAATGTCGCTGCACCCCGGGGTTCAAGCAAGAAAATGTCCCCGCGCAGCGCTTTTTTGATACATTTGGCGGTTGACGCCCCTGTCCAGCGCCCATAATGTCGCCCGCAACGCAAAAAGGAGCCTGTGGCCGTGACCACCCTAGTCGTAATCGTAGGAACCAAGCGCATGGGCCGGTAACGGTAAACCATAATCGAACCCATGCGCCTCCGACTTGAAATCGGGGGCTTTTTTTATGCGTAACGGACGATGCCGCCAATTGGAGCAAAAAGCAGATGACACGTGAAATGACCGGCGCAAAGATGGTTGTCCAAGCCCTGAAGGATCAGGGTGTGGATGTAGTCTTCGGATACCCAGGCGGCGCCGTGCTGCCGATCTATGACGAGATCTTTCTGCAAAATGACATCCGCCACGTGCTGGTGCGCCACGAACAGGGCGCGGTGCACGCCGCCGAGGGCTATGCCCGCTCCACCGGCAAACCCGGCGTTGTGCTGGTGACCTCTGGTCCCGGTGCCACCAATGCGGTGACCGGCTTGACGGACGCCCTGCTTGATTCCATCCCGCTGGTGGTTCTCACCGGCCAGGTGCCGACCTTCATGATCGGCTCGGACGCCTTCCAGGAGGCTGATACCGTCGGCATCACCCGCCCTTGCACCAAGCACAACTGGCTGGTCAAGGACACTGATGCGCTGGCCGGCACCCTGCATGAGGCCTTTCATGTCGCTACCTCGGGCCGTCCGGGCCCGGTTCTGGTCGACATTCCCAAGGACGTGCAGTTTGCAAACGGTACCTATAACGGGCCGAAACCAGCCGCCTCCCATTACCAGCCGCAAGTCAAAGGCGACATGGAGGAGATCACCGAACTGGTCGCAGCCCTTGAGACCGCTAAACGCCCGGTGTTCTATACCGGCGGCGGCGTGATCAACTCCGGCAATGCCGCCAGCCAATTGCTGCGCGAGCTGATTGACGGCACCGGCATCCCGGTGACTTCAACCCTGATGGGGCTGGGCGCCTATCCGGCCTCAGGCAAAAACTGGCTGGGGATGCTGGGGATGCACGGGCTGTATGAGGCCAACATGGCGATGCACGGCTGCGACCTGATGATCAACATCGGCGCCCGCTTTGACGACCGCATTACCGGCAAGATCGACGCCTTCAGCCCGAAATCGAAGAAGGCGCATATCGATATCGATCCCTCCTCGATCAACAAGGTGATCCGGGTCGATATCCCGATCGTGGGCGATGTGGCGCATGTTCTGGAAGACATCCTGAAGGTCTGGAAGTCGCGCGGCCGCAAGGTGAACCGCGAGGCGCTGGCCAAATGGCACAAGCAGATCGACGAATGGCGCGCGGTGAACTGCCTGAACTTCAAGAACTCGGACAAGACCATCAAGCCGCAATATGCGCTGCAGCGCCTGGAAGAGCTGACCAAGGGCCATGACCGCTATATCACCACCGAGGTCGGTCAGCACCAGATGTGGGCGGCGCAATACCTGAATTTCGAGGATCCGAACCGCTGGATGACCTCGGGCGGGCTTGGCACCATGGGTTATGGTTTTCCGGCCTCGATCGGTGCCCAGATGGCGCATCCGGACGCGCTGGTGATCAACGTCGCGGGCGAAGCCTCCTGGCTGATGAACATGCAGGAGATGGGCACCGCGATGCAGTTCCGCCTGCCGGTGAAACAGTTCATCCTTAACAATGAACGTCTGGGCATGGTGCGCCAGTGGCAGGAACTGCTGCACGGCGAGCGCTACTCGCACAGCTGGTCGGAATCGCTGCCCGATTTTGTGAAACTCGCCGAGGCTTTCGGCGCCAAAGGTATCTGTGTCAGCGATCCCAAGGACCTGGATGATGCGATCATGGAAATGATTGAATACGACGGGCCGGTGATCTTTGATTGCCTGGTGGAAAAGCACGAGAACTGCTTCCCGATGATCCCGTCAGGCAAGGCGCATAATGAGATGCTGCTGGGCGAGGCCGATACGCAAGGCGTTATCCAGGCCGGCGGCGCAGTGCTGGTGTAACGCGGCAGCGCCGCAAATTTCTTCGAAGAAATTTGCCAGGAAAATTCGAATTTTCCTGGCAGCGACATACGAGAGAAAGGCACGACATGTCTGCCCTGCATATTAAAAAAGGCTCCACCCGCCATTCCGCCTACAACCTGCGCCCGACGTTTTCGGATGTGCAGGAACGGCACACAATTGCGGTTCTAGTGGAAAACGAACCCGGTGTTCTCGCCCGTGTCATCGGGCTGTTCTCGGGCCGCGGTTACAACATTGAAAGCCTGACCGTGGCCGAAGTGGATCATACCGGCCATCTATCGCGCATCACCATCGTCACCACCGGCACCCCGCAGGTGATTGAGCAGATCAAGGCCCAGCTGGGACGGATCGTTTCGGTGCGCGACGTGCATGACCTGACCGTCGAAGGCGTGGCCGTTGAGCGCGAGCTGGCGATCCTCAAGGTCGCCGGTGAAGGCGAAAAACGCGTCGAGGCGCTGCGGCTGGCGGATATCTTCCGCGCCAATGTGGTTGACAGCACGCTGAACAGTTTTGTTTTCGAGATCACCGGCGCGCCGGAAAAAATCGACGCCTTTGCCGATCTGATGCGCCCGCTTGGCCTGTCCGAGATTGCCCGTACCGGGGTCGCTGCGCTGCTGCGTGGAAATTGACCCTGCAGCCGGCCCGCGGACGGGCCGGCAGTATCAGCCCCGGCTTACATGAAGCGGCGCCGCAACGCGCCGCTTTTTCACAGATTGCTGCGGAAAGGGAACAACAGTTCCGTTTTCCGGCCCGGCACCCGCCGCTTCGGCGCCGCGGCCCGCTGCCGCACACAGCCGGTCCGCCAGGCCCGGGCTACCCTGTTCAAGCAATACCGCAAGATTTTCCGCAATCCTGCAATTGCCGCTCAAAGTTAATTCAAACTCAACCCAATCGCCTGGATTCAGTTCATGGAAGTCTTCACTTGCCTTTTTTGTGTAGAAAGCAAGGTCACCCTGATCATCGCACCAAATAACGGCTTTGTTCAGGGATTCATCACTCCATAAAATAACTCCAATCATACCAGTCCTCGCATTGCCGCATTCCAATTCTGGAACAATTGAGGTGACGCCAACATGGTAAAATACGCGCTGGACTATTGCATTTTGTGTCGGCTTGACTAGCCTTGTGACGTGAACTAGCAACAGCAATGACGTCAAACAGGATCAACGCTGCGCAGCCCTCAGCCAATTTCCCGCATAAGGCGTTGTCAGATAGTGCTAAAATACCGCAACCAACTACGCCATCAGAGGCAATGATGACCAGCCATACCCGATCCCCTGCCGACCTGAGGAACATGTTTGGCGCCAATTTGCGTCAATTGTCGCGGCAATATCCGTCGATTTCGGAACTGTCGCGGCAGCTGGGGATCAACCGGACCCAATTCAACCGGTACCTGTCCGGCGAAAGCTTTCCGCGCCCGGATGTGCTGGACCGCATCTGCCAGTTTTTCGAAGTGGATGCCCGCATTCTGCTCGACCCGGTGGAAAAACTGTCAAAAACCGGCCAGGTCATCAACGGCGCCTTTCTCACCGATTTCCTGGGCCGCGGCGTGCTGCAGCTGAGGGAAGAATTCTTCCCGTCCGGATTCTACCGCTTCACCCGCCGCAGTTTCATCAGTGACGACAAATTCGTCATTGGCCTGGTCTATGTCTTCCGCGATGCAGGCGTGACATACATAAAGGGCTTTGAAGCCAAGGAGGCGATGCGCAGCCAGGGCCTGCCCGACAGTCCCGGCGTCCGCGAATTCCGCGGCTACATCAGCGGCCACGAGGACGGTGTCGCCTTTGTCATCGCCCGCCGCAATGCAATGACCTATTCCTTCAACTACCTGGCCCGGGTGGCCTCGCTCGAGAACAACTTCTGGTCCGGTTACGTCGCCCGCACCGTCCGGGAAAACGAAACCGGCGAACGGGTGACGCGGATGGTCTATGAACATCTTGGCCGGGACGCCAAACAGGTGCTGGCCGCTGCCCGCAGCGCAGGGTTCGCCAATGAAGCAGAGCTGCTGCCCTTTCACCAGCGGCTGCTGCACACCGGCCAGCCTTTCTGCTGACCCTATTCAGCAGCAGCCTGGCGGTAGATGT
It includes:
- a CDS encoding lytic murein transglycosylase, coding for MDITRRHFGFGLAAFGLTACSSTVPTVSGSSGSPGLPADLRPVPNTGYDAWVASFRSRAEARGISQSTLRAAFRGAGYLPGVVKRDRNQTEFKRTLEDYLSIAVSDERLSKGRAAFARHQSTLRALERAYGVDAEIICAIWGLESFYGERRGNVPVISATSTLAYDGRRGAFFEKQLIAALKILQNGDTTPARMTGSWAGAMGHTQFIPTSYQAFAVDFTGDGRRDIWSEDPSDSLASTAAYLQRNGWTRGQKWGGEAGAPGTPAGRTLQPQAGGPKFLVTGNFNAIKRYNNSDSYAIGVGHLADRIAGGGPLRASFPPDKYGLTKDDRILLQKRLTAKGFDTGGADGVLGPKSRAAISGFQSSRGLPATGDPSQALLSSLR
- a CDS encoding MBL fold metallo-hydrolase, encoding MDEQSKNLDPVRLDGRKDDLAPGLSRRSFFAAAGAAGVGTAASLLGSTSAQAQSTDWLQPGNNNHVIDLQNAGSFTDGEVKIDFYGHCAFKITSPGGTSILFDPWRDDPSGAWGLWFKQKFPETLVDITMSTHTHFDHDAIDRPQSTMVLDRMVGTFEFADMKITGYADKHACVAPGWYPWTDALAEFGVEACPPNNPGHMDMVTYVVETGGIRTLIWGDNRPDPADGFWDAIGRIDVLTLPVDGSEHILSYAQANALVERIQPKVVIPTHYLSETTTYTLSTLQPADTWVQDQKSFKILESASLSLAAADVQGMDKEFLYFGHNALTE
- a CDS encoding acetolactate synthase 3 large subunit; the protein is MTREMTGAKMVVQALKDQGVDVVFGYPGGAVLPIYDEIFLQNDIRHVLVRHEQGAVHAAEGYARSTGKPGVVLVTSGPGATNAVTGLTDALLDSIPLVVLTGQVPTFMIGSDAFQEADTVGITRPCTKHNWLVKDTDALAGTLHEAFHVATSGRPGPVLVDIPKDVQFANGTYNGPKPAASHYQPQVKGDMEEITELVAALETAKRPVFYTGGGVINSGNAASQLLRELIDGTGIPVTSTLMGLGAYPASGKNWLGMLGMHGLYEANMAMHGCDLMINIGARFDDRITGKIDAFSPKSKKAHIDIDPSSINKVIRVDIPIVGDVAHVLEDILKVWKSRGRKVNREALAKWHKQIDEWRAVNCLNFKNSDKTIKPQYALQRLEELTKGHDRYITTEVGQHQMWAAQYLNFEDPNRWMTSGGLGTMGYGFPASIGAQMAHPDALVINVAGEASWLMNMQEMGTAMQFRLPVKQFILNNERLGMVRQWQELLHGERYSHSWSESLPDFVKLAEAFGAKGICVSDPKDLDDAIMEMIEYDGPVIFDCLVEKHENCFPMIPSGKAHNEMLLGEADTQGVIQAGGAVLV
- the ilvN gene encoding acetolactate synthase small subunit gives rise to the protein MSALHIKKGSTRHSAYNLRPTFSDVQERHTIAVLVENEPGVLARVIGLFSGRGYNIESLTVAEVDHTGHLSRITIVTTGTPQVIEQIKAQLGRIVSVRDVHDLTVEGVAVERELAILKVAGEGEKRVEALRLADIFRANVVDSTLNSFVFEITGAPEKIDAFADLMRPLGLSEIARTGVAALLRGN
- a CDS encoding cold shock domain-containing protein; amino-acid sequence: MIGVILWSDESLNKAVIWCDDQGDLAFYTKKASEDFHELNPGDWVEFELTLSGNCRIAENLAVLLEQGSPGLADRLCAAAGRGAEAAGAGPENGTVVPFPQQSVKKRRVAAPLHVSRG
- a CDS encoding helix-turn-helix domain-containing protein, giving the protein MFGANLRQLSRQYPSISELSRQLGINRTQFNRYLSGESFPRPDVLDRICQFFEVDARILLDPVEKLSKTGQVINGAFLTDFLGRGVLQLREEFFPSGFYRFTRRSFISDDKFVIGLVYVFRDAGVTYIKGFEAKEAMRSQGLPDSPGVREFRGYISGHEDGVAFVIARRNAMTYSFNYLARVASLENNFWSGYVARTVRENETGERVTRMVYEHLGRDAKQVLAAARSAGFANEAELLPFHQRLLHTGQPFC